The genomic window aTTGAGGCGCTTAAGAAAAGGcattctaaagaaaaaattctcagaCGTGCCAAGAGAAGATGGGCTCCTATTCCTTGCTCAATGCAAGAGAATTCCTTGGGTCCTTTCCCACTTTTTCTCCAACAGGTACATTTTACTTTCCTTCTGTTATGGAAGTCTAtggtttctatcttttttttcttttttggacacTGAGCatgcagttatttaaaaaatagttgtGTGAGGATAACTGAGTGGATGAGATGTGTACCATATGTTTTAAtatatgtgtgtaaatatatatatttacatctaCTTTACCTTTTTTACCAAGTTTTAGTTATGCAAGTGTCATTTATAAAACTGAAAACTACAGGATTTAATGAATCTTCATATCAGAAAAGGTATCAGAGAGCCGGGGCATAGctagaaaatgcaaaaaaaaattccataataAAGGATGACAGTTGCTGATAAAAAGCCAAATGCCATGAAGGAGAAAGACACAGACAACCTTCTGTTACTTATTCCCAAGTCCACTTCTCAAATCATATTGGATctaccttttctctctcttttttaacttTTGATAGAAACTCCAGCCAGTCTTGCCTTCCTTCACTGTCAGTGGTTGCTACCATTCAGTTTATGACTTGGATtacttttccttcagttcttgaaATAGTAAGAGAAAATCCTCTTTTATATCCCACCAACAGATTTAATAAAGATGAGAGAAGAACATATTAAAGTtgagaaaaaaattgttaaaaaacaatTGTGCTAGCCATACTGATAGAAAGATAGTCAAGATCTTACTGAGGGAATGAAAACAGCTTGGAAGAAAATTGCTTTTGAAATTAAAGACCGGAATTTCACACCTGTCAGGATATTATGCCAGTTCCACCCTCActcatacttttttttcccccactcagCTTCTTTCACAAGGAAGACACTGACAAGTAACAGAAACTAATTAAGGAAGGCATTTTCCAAGGTTATGGCCTATGGTCTGTACGCTTTAAACCCAATGTCTGAAGTATTATGGcacatatattaaaaattcagttcttttaaaaaccaagatttaaaaaaaaaaaaaaaaacctttttcatGTTCAGAATACTTTGCTTTATAAGACAAGAAAGTGTCATCGTCTAAAAATGTTTAGGTCATGTACACGTCATTTGGCCTTGAAAGTATTCCTCAGTTACTCTGGAAAACTAAGATGCTGCTACATTATTTCCCTCATGCTTGCTCTTTAAATTTCTAAATCATTAGCCTTCATTATTATGTTGCTGCTTTTTATTTATACATAATTGTAAATTAAAGAGGAGGTATGTTCCATGAATTATTCATTGGAATAATATACAGCAATATGATGACATAGATATAAAAATGAAAGTTCTGGTGAAATATAAAATTTGTCTCTTATGTGTATCTCTACTTTCTAGGTTCAGTCTGACACGGCACAAAACTACAATGTGTACTACTCCATAAGAGGGCCTGGAGTTGACCGAGAACCTATAAATTTATTTTACGTAGAGAGAGACACTGGAAACCTGTATTGTACTCGTCCTGTGGATCGTGAGCAGTACGAATCTTTTGAGGTAAAGTCTAAGTTTATATAGCGTATTGGACATGGCCATTTAGCCTctccttccctttttgttttctgagCTTCTTGTATTATACTCTGGTTATCGGATAGCACACACTTGACttgaaacaaagaaaattttcaaagaaaaatcaataacattGGATTCTGTATCAATGGTTCCTGGTATTACAGTTGTACTATTTTTCTTCAAGAGAACAAAGAGTGCCACTTTGAAGAGAAGCTGTTTAGTTGGCAGAAAAGAACCTCTTTGTGGTACAGAAATAGCATAGGAGGTAAGTGAGGGACAGGTGTCACACCTCACTACCTTTGCAATGGAAGAAAGCTAACTTGTGGTGAGCAAGTAAAAAGTGTGGACGGTGCTTAACTGGGTTCATTTAACCCTTTAATCACCTGGTTCCCATAGTGGAATTCCCTTAATGGGATGGTAGTTAATACATAAGAGTTTTATCAAATGGTGTTTCAGTTTCCCAATGGAACCTGGTCATTCTGAGCAACTCAATTTTaatgattttacatttattttggcTGACTTCATTACTAAAGAATCCAAAGTTAAAAAAGATCCAGAAAGTTGCATTTAAAATCCAAAAGCCTTCAAACACAACACTGTAAAACATTCTCAAGACGGTtttgggaaaataataataaaaaccattaTACTCCTGACAATGATACAGCAATGGTTAGGCACCTCAAATGTGTTTATGGTATTAAATTAGAtaaatttaaacataaaattCTATCTTACACCAAGAATTTAACCATCTTTTTTGCCATTAAAACAATAAGTGGTGAGACTCATGCTGTAATGCTGAGCATTCTCCAAATTAAAGCCCAAACAAATTCAAACCATACCTTATTTTAATAGATTGTTTTCATTCTTCTCTCTTCACAGCTAATTGCCTTTGCAACAACTCCAGATGGGTATACTCCAGAACTTCCACTGACCATAGTAATCAAAATTGAGGATGAAAATGACAATTACccaatttttacagaaacagctTACGTTTTTACAGTTGCCGAAAATTCCAGGATTGGTGAGTACCTACTTTAgcaatatgtttttgttgttagctgctgtcaagttggtccctGACCCCTGGcaaacccatgcacaatgggatcaggccGTTGTGAGCCACGGgattttcattggccgattttcggaagtagatctccaggccttcttcctagtccttcttagtctggaagctctgctgaaacctgttcgtcATCGTGgcgacacacaagcctccactgatggtgGAGTGGTGGcagcacttgaggtgcattggctgggaattcaacccaggtctcccgcatggaggCTAAGACTCATACCACTGAACTGCCAATGCCCCcctactttatttttgtttttgttattagttgccgttgagttggttccaactcatggtgacccacgtgtGCATGGTAgtactgctccatggggttttcaaggctacgaACCTTCAGAAGCaaatgccaggcctgtcttctgaggcacctctgggtggatttgagccactaacctttcagctagtagatgAGCACTTCACCACTTGCCCCACCCTATATGGCACCTTAAATTGTTTCAGTTCATAAGATAAATTCTGCTATGGCCAGTGGGAGGTAGCATGACCTGCTGGCAAGAACAGTGCACTTGCTGGTCAGGCTGCGTTGGGTGAAATTTTACACAGCCTTTCACTATCTGTGTGACTCTGGCAAGTTTCTTAATCTTGCcaagccttagtttcttcatctgtaaatggcATTTTGATACACAAgattgttatgaagattaaatgaaacatAATAGACAGAGAGAgccaagcataaaaaaaaaaaatagtgcctgAAAAATAGGAGTTACTCAATAAGTGTTATTTTGCATTCTTTTGTGAGGTAAACTAGATTTGCTTTTATTAGAAAATACTCTAAAAGGAGTAAATTTTTGAGCAAGTGAAGACCTGACCTTGAAGATATCTACTGATATTCTATAGTGATTAAATGATTGACAGTATTAAGGGCATTATCTTAAAGACCAttgaaaataatacaaatattttctcagtcTTATAAAAACGGTTCACATTAgctggaagtcagaattcagagtgCAGTTTCGAAGACTTCCTCGAGAAAGATCTAACTAAGCTAAGAATTTTCAGAGAAAACTGACTCCAATGGTCAATTTAAGTGCAGGCGTAATTTTAAAAGACTAAAGAATAGTCAGAATTCTTTAGTCTAGAAAGACAAAGGCCATGGGAGGATATAATCAACACTTGTAAAACTGTAAATTAAATACATTAAATGTGTGTGTGGTCACCAAATTCCAAAACATTAGAACTTTAGGGTATTTAAAAAGAAGTGATACTTAACGTAGAAGTTTGAAAATTTATAGAAGCCATTATTCTGATATATAATAAAGTAGTGCGACACTATTTTGAAGTAGGTGAAAAGGAGTGAAATAAAGGGAAAAGTTGAAAATGTTGTAAAAGGTTTGGAAATTAAAGGGGATTTTTCAATATGTAGGTTCTACTGTGGGGCAAGTATGTGCAACTGACAAAGATGAACCTGACACGATGCATACGCGCCTGAAGTACTCCATTATTGGGCAGATTCCAGCATCACCCACTCTGTTTTCTATGGATCCAAAAACTGGTGTCATCACCACGTTATCATCTCAGCTAGATAGAGAGGTAACATcaatataaatattaattaaaaattataacatGATTATTTAATAGTACCGTTATATTTTCTTTGGTATGTTTTTGAAAAGTATTTTGTGaatctaattttagaaaattttattatttagaaTGTGTTAATGACGGTCATTAAATAACCTTCCAGTATACTAATTCTGAAATGTTAATTCATTGTCTCCTGATTTGTATGTTTTATAAAATTGCATTTCCTAATATAAACATATTCCTAATATAAACACAAGAAATGCCAAATATGAAAAGTGAAACTTTTGGACATGTATGGAAATTTGCTATCTACAGAGAAAGAAatgcttctttttctgtctcatcTCAATAATATTATCTAAATTCTTTCGCTTGGGTAGATGACAACAAACTCTGTATGTCTCTGATCTCTGGTTTCCCATTTTCGATTGGCTGCTAGAAAATCCTTATTTGGATATCTTATGGCTACCCAAAATACAACACATATAAAATTAAATTCTCCTGTCCTAAACATGCTCTCCTTCCCATGTTTGCTAGTTAAAATAATGTTAATACATTCTTTTCCtattaatattttttctgttgtCACCTTGGATTCATGATATAGAAGTTGTATGTGATGTCTTCCCTTGCTCCCTATACCAACCCTCTTTCCAAAGCATGTTAATATTACCTCCAAACTTATTTTGCACTTACATTTAGTTAATTTCCACTGTAGCTATCCTAGTTTAGTTAGTTATCCACTTGTTCAACTATTATGTCTTCCACGAATTATTTATTCATCTGAATTCTTACAACAGTTCAACTGTCCTATTTGCTGAATTATTAATTTATAGTCTTAAAATATAGTACTATTTGTTTATCaggtttttctttaattcttcaaACTTCATATCAGATTCCCTTCTTCTCCCTCTCCTTACCGTTCATGGATTATATCAGCAgttctcaattttgttagttttagaaCCCCTTTATACTtgtaaaaattattgaggatCCGAAGATCTTTTATTTATGTAGGGTGTATTTGTTGATATTTACTACATTAGTATTTAAAACTGAGAAaagtttaaaatatgtatttagtAACCCATTAAAGTAATAATCAAGccattacatgttaacataaGTAACATTTTTTgtgaaaaaaaagtacatttttacAAACAATAAATACTTTAGGgagaatttttatatatttttgaaaatctctttaatgtctggcttaataTAATACAGCTGTTTTCTCATATCCCCTGCAATCTGTTGTAATATGTAATTTTAGCTGaggtatataaagaaaatctgatCTGATCTGGGAGTACTTTAATAGTCATTTTAGATAATCGTGAGTATTCTTTGATACTACACCAAAACTTGACAAGTAATAGTCTACTAAATGCTAGTTGTAATGTGGATTCTGAAGCCGTATCAATGAGCTTTCATAATTTGATACATTAAAATTTATTGGAGTACCTTGTACTGTGAGTGAATTTTCTTATGTATGATTTTGTAACATCATGCATTGCTCATTTGGAAAATACTGGTTCACTGAGTTATACAGATTTTCCAAATATTAATACATTtcaaactatattaaaaaaaggcCTCATCCTCATGTCCATTAATAGGACAATGGTGGATACAAGTTTTCTCCAAAATTCTCATTTTTGCCTGAAAGCATGAATTTATCattggcaacgagttttttttttttttttttttgaagtggcaGACTCTATATTGAACaaaatgtcttccaaattttatcTATCAGTCATCctttcaagtaaaaatggtgTTCGGTGGGGGAGGAAAAAAGCAGCTAGTTTGGCTCACAAATCAAGTAATTGCACAAGTACTTTTCCTTGAGCTAAGCACGATACTACTGTCTGAAGCAGAAATGCTCTGTGCATACCTCTTATTTCTTCACACAGAATATGGGTTGAAATTTAATAACATTTGTCATTTTTACTACTTCCCCAAGGATGTTTTAAATGAAACTggaatttatttgtttatttgtttgtcacctatattaatttatttttactgtgaGTATGTGCTAGTGAGGAATacagtaaatacatatatagtttGGGTCGCTTTTTTTGATTTATGCTCAGGTGCCAGCAGATTTACTCGCCATTTTTTTGGCAACAGTGCAAATGTCAACACAGTGAAAGAAGCAGATAGCATCTTAGTagtattatgaaaaatgtttGACCCCACAGAACCCCTACAGGGCTATCTGGGCCCCATGAGTGACCCATGCAGCACACTTTGAGAATCAGTGGCTTAGAACAATATCATGTGTATTTTAAATGTTTGCTGACtgaatgaatgtatgaatgaatggTTATAACTCTGTAAATTGTAGAGTCTTCATGAAATTTACGTGCTCAGGAAAAGCACATTATAAACCAATCTTCTTTTATAATCAAGCCTTGAATAGACCTTTCTGATAGAATCAGTTGAAAACATTTGGCTAATTAGAGCCTCGGATTGCTTCTACCCAACAGTGCTTCATAGCAACTTTTTGACCCCAAGATAGCCATTTTCAGCTGttgctttcaattctttaaaCCATTTAAACACCAGAGTTTCTCTTCTTTCTGAAGATATCACAAATTAACACCAAGGGCCAcaaaacttcatttctttctttgttttctcagTCAATTGATTATTTCCAATAAATCTTTGCTCACTACAAGATATGTATCCCCTCCTGAAAGTACACTAGCATGAGATTTTCAAGAACTTTTCCATTAAAAAAGACCATTATTTTTCAAATCTGCATATGCAATCGATTATGAGGGAAGAGTAAATCAGGGAAATTACGTGTGCATAAATCAGAGATTGAGAGGAATTTCTATTTTAGGTAATACGTGAGGACAAGAAAGTTTAAGAGATAATGGAATGAAAGGAATAAAGTGGCTTTATAAGAGAAGGGTGAACATtttagggagaaggttagggtagATTTTCACATATTATTTTGTCTTGTGAAAAGAGGTGAAATAGGCAGGATAGATATTATTATCaagattttatagaagaggaaatccAGGCAAAGAGAATTTTCTAACTGCCTGAGGTTACATATACTATCTTCTGAGTTGATAATAGAGCCCAGGTCTCTTAATGCCCAGTCCAGAAGGCATTTTTATTAGTGTTGTTTTAATCCTTCTGTAACTCCCTCACTGATGATAAATGAAACCATTATGAGGAGAAACACATGTTTTAAGGCTGGTGATAAACCCCATGCTCTGGAGTATCCTGGATGCCAAAATTAAAGACTGGCAGCTTAGCCTGTTGTATGGTGAACAGGAAACTCTAAAGCCAGATTCTATAttccacagaaagaaaaaaaataacatagcTCCAGACCTTTGTTTCCATAATTCAATGATCTTTTTATAAATATCAAGTAAATCTTTAAGGTGTATTTTCTAGTAATATCTTATTTTTGGTGGAAATTTACTCAGCAAAACCCATTCCCATTCAGTTTTTTCTAGACAATGATTagtgacattgggtacattcttcacattgtgtcactattcttgttatttctgttctagttgtttcactctcattGGCTTAAACTCCCTGCCTCCCAGCATCCTAGTCTATGCTTTAGAATagctgttgcccatttggttttaCATAGACTggttacttagtttaaaggtgacatCAATATTTCACTTAATTGTTTTATTACAAGACTGGTATATGAGTCACTGTTATATATTTTTGAACAAAAGAATGTACTTTGACTAGGACATAAGATTTTAATTAATTACCAGTCGATTTTAAATGTACTAATGGCTACATCTCTTCTCTACTGGATAAAGATAAAACCAGTTGACTCTATAGTCTATGAAATTAATAGCATTTTCAATTTGACAACTGGATTTTCACAGATTATTTGAAAATTACTAGTGTGAGGAAAGTATTCTCCTACCAGTACATGAAGGTAGGAAATTTAATGATGTACCTCTTAAACTATTAATGCAAGGAAAATTATAGAGTACAAATTAAGGTTTCATTTATAACGTTGTTGCTTTTTTCTAATAATTCAACTCTTTGCTTTCAGTTAATTGATAGATACCAGTTGAAAATAAAAGTACAAGACATGGATGGTCAATATTTTGGTTTGCAGACGACTTCAACTTGTATCATCAATATTGGAGACGTGAATGACAACTTGCCAACATTTACTCATACTCCTGTAAGTTCAGGACACTGATAAGAGAAATATATGTAACCCAGTGTTAACTGCTGAATATGTTGCTCTCCATCCATGTCTCATGATTTCAAATGAAGTACCCCAATGACCTGACAGCAGTTTGGTCTTAAGGTTTAAAGCTAGGTAAACACAGTGCTTTGGGAATTAGAAGAATGGGGCTTACTTTACATGGTATTCTATTTTTGTCAGAGTTACTGAtaaaactttttgtttgtttttattatctcAGTATGTGACATCAGTAGAAGAAAATACAGTTGATGTGGAAATCTTCCGTGTTACTGTTGAAGATAAAGATTTAATTAATAGTCCTAATTGGAGAGCTAATTATACCATTTTAAAGGGCAAtgaaaatggaaattttaaaattgtaaCAGATAGCAAAACCAATGAAGGAATTCTGTGTGTGGTTAAGGTAAGAATACGTAAATTAGTGATTTGTAGTTTATACTTTCATAGGTTAGCATACACATTTCGTTTACATCTACctacatatttattttattcctaCACTTagtctcccccaatgagacagcacactcctgctCTCCACTCTGTggtccccgtgtccattcaaccagctcctgtctctctcttccttctcatcttgccaccagtgaggagttgcccacatagtctcatgtgtctacttgagccactcctcaccagcatcattgtctatcttatactccaggccaatccctgtctgtagagttggttttgggaatggttccagtcttgggctgtcaaacggtctggggactatgaccccAGAGTCCCTCCATTCTCAGACcattaaacctggtctttttacaagaatttaaggtGATCATTATCTCTTAATAGTTCAAAAACTAGCACAACTTTGATGCCAGTGGGACAGTGTCAAATTTGCCTAGCCCATTCTTTCTGTAGCTGGGTCAGGAAGTCCCCACTTGATTACTGAATTGCTCAAGTGGCGGTGTTACTTGGTCAGACTCATACAGAGGCTGTTTGTAGGTCTGTTCATCTGCATCTGCTCTACATAACATCCTTGGCATCCAGGTTTAGAATAGGCATCCTCAACCACTCAAAGATGCAAATACTTCTAAAACCCCTTTCTACTGCTGTTGTACAGCCTCTCAGAGGAACTCACTGCAAATTCAGGAGCCAGAGTTAGCCCTTAAAGTGATAGGAGCTCCATTTGCCTTGGAAAAAGTCATACCCTTATCTCTGCTACATCTTTAGCTAGAATACGTTTCCATCACGGATCTATGGAATTTCCCTTTTGTACATATTCTCCAGCGGCATGAATCAAAAATGATGAATCCTTTTTTTCACTACAATGATAAAAATTAACTGCAGTTTATGGATTAATTTCCATTTCAAAACAGAAATGTCTTTTGTATCTTATCTCTTTCTTCATTCAGCCCCTGCCGTAATCCTTGGTATTCTAAGAAGGAAATTTGCCTTTGTGAAGTCGGAGACCTAGTGAAATGTCTGTCTTCCAGAAAGTGGCGTTGCCCATTCTCACTACAACTATGTAGCAGGCAAAATAAACTACAACCTTTCATCACACTTGGTACTACCAGTTTTTAAGAAAGTATCTGGaataccagaaaccctggtggcgtagtggttaagtgctacggatgataaccaaagggtcggcagtttgaatctgccaggtgctccttggaaactctatggggcagttctactctgtcgtatagggtcactatgagtcggaatcgactccacagcactggtttttttttttttaatctggaataccaaactcagtgccgttgagtcatagtgaccctataggaggacagagtagaaatgccacagggggtttccaaggatgtaatctttacggaatcagactgcaacatcttttgcTCATGGATCCGCTGGcgggttcaaattgccgaccttttgtttagcagccgagcacttaactactgtgtcatcAGGGAGGTTCGTAATTTCGACAAAAGAGATAAAACAGAAAGCATAATCTCCGTAAGCTTTCTCCCCTTACTGAAAGTATTTTGTAAAATTCGACCCACTTTTTCTACCCCAAGCCAGGCCCaggtaattattttctttctcgAGGATAGAACAAGCTTTCCTAAATTTAACAgagtaataataaataataagaaaccctgatggttaagtgctacggctgctaactagtaggttggcagttcaaattcactagacgctcctcggaaactctatgtgtcagttctactctgtcctacagagtcgctgtgagttggaatcgactcgacggcaatggttttttataACTATTGGTTAGGTATGAATGGCCTAAAGTAGTGTCAAGTGTTAACCTCCAGGCAGCTTTATTAAATACTTTCTGAAACCTCTATCAGAACCTACTACTTGTGTTAAATTTGGACTTGAGTAAcagttttgttctttttgtttgtttgttttgtttttgcttcctCCACTGAAATACTGGATCAGCTGAAGGCTTCCTCTCCCCCTCACCCACCACCATGTTTCTGGGTGTATGTTTACTGTTCTCATGATTATCCCCAATAcagcatttaggttatttctaaTTTTAACTGGTTACGTATACTACTCAGCATTGACAAATTTTAaaggatttgctctgattttcaacACACTTGCTTTTGTAGCCTCTGaattatgaagaaaaacaaaaggtagTCCTGCAAATTGGTGTAGTTAATGAAGCACCATATTCTAGAGAGGCTACTTTGAGATCAACCATGAGCACAGCGACAATTACTGTTAATGTGAAAAACCAGGATGAGGGCCCAGAGTGTAGCCCTCCAACACAAACTGTTCGAATTAAAGAAAATGCCCCCGTGGGAACAAAGAGTGGTGGATATAAGGCTTATGACCCAGAAAGCAGAACTAGCAATGGCATAAGGTATTTCTAGTTCTAATTCAGTTGACTCTGAATTGAgtttggttttcaaatttattttggtACCAATATTATAATTTAGCTCACTGTACCTTCTGTTGTTTTAATTCATTGTAATTAACAGGTATAAGAAATTAAGTGATCCGAAAGGGTGGGTCAATGTTGATGAAAATTCAGGATCAATCACAGTTTTTAGAAGCCTGGATAGAGAAGCAGAGGACATCAGAAATGGCATATATAACATCACAGTTGTTGCGTCAGACACAGGTACGAACTTTATTTGTAAGCCAGCTATATTTCTCCCCAGAATGACCTGGAGGATAATTAAAAGATTTGCTATAATTTATTAACTCATGTCTGCTTTCTAATAGCATCCTCCATTTTAGATGTAATTATAAAATAACTTATTCATAGAAATACTTGAAATCATAATTTGTTTTAAAGTTAATCTTAAAAATTGAGAGAACTACTTTAGTAAAATTATCTTCAGTTTATCTAGTCACTACTTTTAAAACATTCACTCTGACAGGAACGTTCACTACAGGAAGTACATTCTTATTGCTACATAGTGCACTCCAAGAAAACAGTTAAAGCTTTTGACAGGAAATTAGAAATATACCTGGGGGTTAGATTTCTGATTATGGGCATGGTATGAAAGTAAAATCATTGTCATTACTATTAACcttttgaaacaaaacccattgccgttgagtcgattctgactcatagcgaccctctaggacagtgtagaactgccccatagtttccaaggagcgcctggtggattcaaactgccagccttttgattagcagccatagctcttaaccactacaccaccaaggtttcatcATGATTATTAGCATATTATGAGATTACAGAGAAAAAACTAGGAATTCTTATAAtcataaaatatgtaaaataatattCTGTAAGTCCCATAAAATTGAAGAAAGTTGAGCATGACAGGAGACTGTTTTGTACATGAAGTACAATTTTAACACAACATACATTTACACTTTTTACCTTTCTAAAATATGCTAACTACAATAAGCATAAATACTACACATTCACTTGCAAAATTAGCATTTAGAAGTGATTTTGGAAGATACTTAAGTATTTCAAATCCTCTCTAAATTAATGAATTGACAAAGTTACCTTTAACTCATTGAAGACTGTCCAAGAACGTCTCAGCTTCTTGCTAGTTCCGTGTTATTTTTCTTCGTTTTATTTGCTTTTCGGTCAAAggcaaataaaaagaagaaaaataacctgaaaaggaaatcaagaatttttacatttttaacaacATTTGGCAAAAGGTTTGTGGACAGATGAGACAAAAATGACTGTGTGAACTGAGAGATTTTGATTATAATTTTCTCCTTCATCCTCCTGTGTTGCAATGTGTAATTGAGAGATCAAATACTTCTACGGAGTGTAGATGATGCAGTGTTCATCATCACTGTGCTACAGAGCAACTGGGTGATGGGACCTTTCTGGTTCATTTCTTTTGAAGAGGGTTACCTCCCAGACATGGAATTATGGatgaataattatttttatgaactgaaatcatacaaaattaTGTCTTTTTGTGTCagtgtgtgtaaatttttctcTAAAACCTTTGCAGGCTAGTTTCATTTGGGCCCTCACTATTGCTTCCTAATGAAAAATGCTTTCTCTTCCTGCCCAACCCTCCTACTTCTCCACAGTGTTTATCTCTGTGGAGCATTTGCTCCTTTGAAAACTCTCTCCCAAGGCTTCTGTGTCTATACTTTCTCACCACACGTTCCTCCCTTTTCTGTACATTTTCTGGTTTTGTTATCTTCCTCTCTCCTAATTCTAGGTGTTTCTTAAGCTTTGAGCtcagtttctcttttcttcctaaCTTCTTCTCAGTCTAAACTCACTTGGAGTCTCCTCTACATAGGTGAGTTTTAGGTTtcaattttctttgtattattcTAGCTTTTTGGAGGGCAatactttgaaatattttaatatatttagtgtaagagtaaggagccctggtggtgcaatggttaggtgctcggctgctaaccataaggttactggttcaaacccaccagccgttccatgg from Loxodonta africana isolate mLoxAfr1 chromosome 11, mLoxAfr1.hap2, whole genome shotgun sequence includes these protein-coding regions:
- the DSC2 gene encoding desmocollin-2 isoform X2 → MAAARPRSSPSGALCGQLLLTLMILTLACDACKKFTLHVPSKLDAEKFIGRVNLKECFRSANLIHSSDPDFRVLEDGSVYTTNAVHLSSEKRNFTIVLSNAENQEKKMVVVLEHQTKALKKRHSKEKILRRAKRRWAPIPCSMQENSLGPFPLFLQQVQSDTAQNYNVYYSIRGPGVDREPINLFYVERDTGNLYCTRPVDREQYESFELIAFATTPDGYTPELPLTIVIKIEDENDNYPIFTETAYVFTVAENSRIGSTVGQVCATDKDEPDTMHTRLKYSIIGQIPASPTLFSMDPKTGVITTLSSQLDRELIDRYQLKIKVQDMDGQYFGLQTTSTCIINIGDVNDNLPTFTHTPYVTSVEENTVDVEIFRVTVEDKDLINSPNWRANYTILKGNENGNFKIVTDSKTNEGILCVVKPLNYEEKQKVVLQIGVVNEAPYSREATLRSTMSTATITVNVKNQDEGPECSPPTQTVRIKENAPVGTKSGGYKAYDPESRTSNGIRYKKLSDPKGWVNVDENSGSITVFRSLDREAEDIRNGIYNITVVASDTDRRSCTGTLGIILEDVNDNGPSIPKQTVIICKATMSSAEIVAVDPDEPINGPPFAFRLDSDSDSNVQRAWELKKINDTAARLSYRNDLPFGSYKVPIRVTDRQGQSKVTLVNVCLCDCITENDCTTRTPRIGNGDVKLGKWAILAILLGIALLFCVLFTLVCGASGTDKKQKVFPDDVAQQNLIVSNTEAPGDDKVYATNGFTSQVVSSSAQAVCGTMGSGGKTGGQETIEMVKGGHQTLESCQAAGHHHTLESCKGGGQQTLDSCRGGHVEVDNCRYTCSEWHSFTEPRLGEESIRGHTLIKN